caaggcaggcccagcgcgcgccaaggccgcggctgcgtgggcctcgctgcgtgggctgctacTCGCACGCACACGCCTGGGCgtcccatcgtggctgccgtgtgtgtgtgtgtgagtttgtgttcatgcacgattcctaaaacgtgcagagttcggttaatgattaaattcctaattctatttgataaattaattaattagagttcttgtaggattctaagtttaattaattcgtatcctaataggattccaattctcttttcatacccctataaatatgtggcctgggttcacaatttataacgagttttcaagtattcaaagtgagtttttgagagaaaaattcagtcacacatcttgctcaaaagtgccgaaaattctagtaccctaagggcgattctagttggtcaatcttaaggcggatccggacgtgctgtggactatctacggagggacgacacttggagtcctaaagacttgttcttgctcggttcgggcgcagctagggagggcacgcaacaaagagtatgcatctaaattatgctatatgattatgtgtaaataatatgtattcctgggttaatggttgtttccgcatgatttatgtaatatcatatgtatcataacctaacagcaatgtcataatcatttgcatagatacttactttgggaagactagtatcggacaagacctatgaaactttactgtaagagatgaaaatctatcataagtaaatttcattaaaattattagacactaaatcctcaatacctgagtaatttgagattacttgtttgagaactggttgctttgacgttgaccaaccgtcgcaccgtaaaaggaggctattaaggcaacgctcaggtaatcacctatcaaacgaagtctaatctcaagatcgcaagattgggattgtcctcccataaatcgggatgagatgcttaaaagttgtacaaggccactcggagagctagaaactgtgaaatgcatggccgtgctcggatgaatcataggctatgattatctgtttatttgatcagttgaactctgaaaccgaggaacacctctggacataataaggatgacaactcttaccttatgttcaagagcaagcatcgagcgacaaaggaattaggaaatgcacacttgtccctaaggacaagtgggagactgaaggaaataatgcccttggtccaagtatgcattcaatgttaagtctaataaatgcggttcagtattaattaacaagttaataattcagtgagatcaagtgagctgaatgcctggctagaggccgcttcagttcaagtggaattaatgatattaatccacagcttactcttgactgaacccgtagggtcacacaaatagtacgtaaacggatcaagtatttaatggcattaaatactccatctatggatattcggaatcgacggatcttggtttcagtgggagctgagatcgtcacaggcaagaaatgaatactccggaaacgatgatattgccggaaacggaaatatggatcgtatcggaaatataaatattatccaagtcgtagatgttgccggaaacggaaacatggtacgtatcggaaaatattatcggaaatggaaatattgccggagtcggaaatattgccggaaatggaaatattgtcagaatcggaaatattatcggaatcggaaaataattccggaaacggaaatattaaatatttgttcgaaacggaaattaattccggaatcgaaaatattaaatattgttcgtatcggaaatatattccggaatcgggaatttaatcggaagcgtatcgtacgaataagcatcggacgaggcctgccggacgagggcccagcacgaagccaggccatcgcccagcaagccaagcgcgccacacgaacagccaaggccacgccaggcccagcgcaaggccaggcccagcaggccgtggcagcgcgcacagcgcgcacagcgcgcgcagctgcgagcagtgggctgcgagcattgctgcagctcgcgtgggcttgtagctcgcgtgggccgtgcggccgtgtgggttgtgcgcgggcatggcctgcacgcttgcgggtcatgctcgcgtaagtgtttgtgttcgcatacgaaacctaaaacgtgcagaattcggttaatgattaaattcctaaatctatttgataaattaattaaataagagttttattataattctaatttaattaattcgtatcctaataggattccaattctctttccatacccctataaatatgtggcctgggttcacaatttataacgagttattcaagtattcaaagtgagtttttgagagaaaaattcagtcacacatcttgctcaaaagtgccgaaaatttatagtaccttaggggcgattctagttggtcaatcttaaggcggatccggacgtgctgtggactatctacggagggacgacacttggagtcctaaaaacttgttcttgttcggttcgggcgcagctagggaaggcacgcaacaaagagtatgcatctaaattatgctatatgattatgtgtaaataatatgtattcctggcttaatggttgtttccgcatgatttatgaattgtcatatgtatcataacctaacagttgctGGCATATGGCCTGAAGCCACCTCATCGAGTGAATCTAGCAGCCCACATATTGTAGTTTCTGGGAAGTCTAATGAGTCTCATAGGGTTATGCATTTTTACGGTTGCTATGACCCTCTTCAATATCCACTATTGTTTCCGTGTGGGGACTGTGGTTGGAACCAGGGGCTCAGGAAGATGTCCACTGGTGGAAGACATCAACTACGAACCCAACAAGACCCGGTTGTGTCTTGTGCTGTGCACACTACTGAGGAGCTCTTGTTCGAGGAAGCTATACGTATGCTTTTAATTCACTGCATATTCTGCAATCTGTGCTTACATTTTCTTCAAAACATACTAGAAATGACACTTCATCTTCCAATAGTATTGACACATTTTTTTTTGGCTGTTTTTAATTAGGCTTGCTCTATCttctaatttattattttttaacaagTTGAATCCATCTAATTAATTTTCAACAAGTATAAAAAATAAAGCAAATGTATCATTGCCTAACTAATTCCTAAccttccttttttccaaagccGTTAAATGTGTTGTCATTATTGGTAATTTTAGGGTATGTATCGATTACACTTGGGTTTATAAAATGTTGGGGTTCATAGTACGTATGGTTCGATGGTTACTATTTATGCAATGGATTTAagtatgttattattgttagTGATCTACTTACGCATTTGTGCCCTCTGATGGGTAAAGTCAAACCTTGGTTTCTCAGGGAACCCAAGGTATGGTCTGCTGATTGTTGTGTTTGCTTTGCTGGTAGTGCAGTCGGTTTAGCGTAGGCCTGATTGATTTGCCTTTGGTCTGGTTTGCTGGGACTTAAATTGCTAGGAGTAGTATTGTTCAACTTTTATGTGAGCGCCATGTGATTCAACTTCTTTATGGCAGTAATACTTTTATACCTAAGGCGCTTACATATTTGTTTGCCTTATTTGTGATTCTTGCATCAGACCTCAAATCTATTATACTAAAATCATATATTTGTTGTATTTGCTTGCGTGTGGAACTGATGCTTTTATTCATATTCGTTGAGCTGCCATCTGTTCAGCTTAAACTTTTCAGTCCTATGATGTTTCTGCCGCATCCCCTCAACACACCTGATCACGTTTTGCCTATAGGATTGCATGCATTTACTCTTGATTAATCTCCTAATAACGCTGGTTGCTATATATTTTAACGAATAGGTTATAACCATGGTCGTTTCTTGCACATTAGTATTTTCCAATTGTTTCAAGTGCCTCACTCTTTATTGTCCATTTCATACATGCACTGCAGTGTGTCGTGTGTGCCGTGTGGGTGTTTATCAGGAAATCATTATAACTTCAGCTACTGCTTACATGCCATTCCAATGTACACACTATTCTTTTACTCTTACCAGTTGCTTATCTTCCGTACGTGTTCCTTCTGTTTGCAGGTGCCACTGGAGCTCATACCAAGGCAGACAAACATATCTCAGCAAGAGAATATTATGCATATAAACTCCAAAGTCGGCCACAAAATCTTCTCCTCAGAGCTGGCCGTTGTTTTCAGCAATATATCGTGGATATGTACGTGAAAGTTGAAAACACTCGCCTTGATTTTTTCCGGAGGAACCAGGCTACTATACGGGCAGACCTCTACCAAGGTATCCTAGACACCGTAGAAAGTGGGGAAACAAATGCAGCGAATGTGGGGCATCGTGTTGTGCTACCCCCTACTTTCATTGGCGGGCCTCGGGATCTTAAAAAAAGGTACTTGAATGCAATGGCGCTGGTGCAGCGGTATGGGAAGCCAGATTTGTTTGTCACAATGACATGCAATCCTAATTGGCCTGAAATAAAACAAGAATTGGCCACTGGAGAAGAAGCGCAAAACCGGCCTGATCTGGTTTCGAGGATATTCAGGGCCAAGTTGCTAGCTCTTAAGAAGCAGATAATGGAGAAACACGTGTTTGGGAAGGTTGCTGCAATGATTTACGTCGTTGAGTTTAAAAAACGGGGCCTTCCTCATGCACATTTCTTGATCATTCTAAAACctgaattcaaaatcaaaactcCTGCTGATTACGACAAGTTTGTATGTGCTGAAATTCCATCTGTGGACAACCCTGGACTCAGAAAAATCATCCTCAAGCATATGATGCACGGCCCTTGTGGTCACTTGAACCCTCAATGCCCTTGCATGAAACATAAGATCCATAAAAACAAATGTAAAAGCGGGTATCCAAAACAGTTCTGCCCTGAAACGACAAACAATAAAGATGGGTTCCCTTTGTACAGGCGAAGGGACACCGGTGATGCAGTTTCTATCCGTAAGGCAAACCTTGATAATAGGTGGGTTATCCCGTATAATCCATACCTATCATCTCTGTTTGACTGTCATGTAAATGTTGAGGTTTGTTCAACCATCCAGGCAGTTAAGTACCTCTACAAATATGTGTACAAGGGCCATGATAGGATCTCTTTCAATGTTGTGCAACCTGGTGAGCAGAGGGATGTTGACGAGATAGACCAGTTCCAATCTGGTAGGTGGGTTTCTCCTTGCGAGGCTGCGTGGAGGATCTTTGGGTTTGATTTGTATGAGATGCATCCGGCCGTCCTTCCACTCCAGGTCCACCTACCTAACATGCACACAGTTCAGATAAGGCCCCATGAACGGCTTGATGCTGTTGTTGCAGCTGACAGACATTCCCGGACTTCTTTGACTGAATTTTTTAAGGCAAAGGCTGCAACCCCAGATGGCACAGGGTGCCTGTACAGCCGTTTTACAGAAAGGTATAGATGGGATAGTGCTGCAAAACAGTGGTTCTTGAGGAAAAACAAAACTATTGTTGTCGGTCGGTTAGCTTTTGTTAGTCCGTCTGAAGGAGAGCGTTACTTCCTGAGGTTATTGCTCGTTCACGTCCCTGGCCCTAAGTCATTCGAAGATCTATTAACAGTTGCTGGGTATAGATGCGCAACTTTTCAAGAAGCAGCCCTTAAACGCAACTTGCTTGAAGAAGATGAATCAGTTGATCTTTGCTTAGCTGAAGCGTGTGCCGTACAGATGCCTGGTGCTCTGCGTAGTCTCTTTGCCACTGTCCTCATTTTCTGCCAACCGAGTAACCCCAGTGCGCTCTGGCTAAAGTACTATGCTGCACTGTCAGAGGATTTCAGCCATCAATTTCCAGATTCTGAGGCTAAGATCAAGCAACTCACAGCTACGTCAGTTGAGCAATCCTTGGAAGAAATGGGGAAATCGCTCAAGACTTTTGGCCTGGACCACTTGCTTGAGCCTACTGATGATGAACTTGCAAGAATACGAGATATAATTGATGCCCTCGATGCACCAATTCCTGACCACTGCATCCGCTGTCGTGAAAGTCTCAACCCGGCACAACAAGAAGCATTCACCTGCATCATTGACCATGTTAAACAAAAGAAACCTGGTGCATTCTTTATAGATGGCCCAGGCGGAACAGGTAAAACCTTCTTGTACAATGCCCTGTACGCAGAGATACGTCTCATGGGCTTGATCGTGCTTCCAACTGCTACATCAGGCATAGCTGCAGCCAACATACCATCCGGAAGAACAGCACATTCCAGGTTTAAGATTCCTATAGATACTTAAGCTTCACTAGCCTGCGATGTGCCCAAACAAGGTAGCCTAGCTGCATTGATAAAGGAAACAACGCTCATCATATGGGATGAGGCTTCAATGGCCAGGAAAGAAAACGTTGAGTCTCTAGATTTACTACTTAGAGATTTGTGTGATGAAAACCAACTCTTCGGAGGTAAGCTTGTTGTTTTTGGGGGAGATTTCCGTCAAGTTCTTCCTGTCCTTCCCCACAGAACACAACGAGAAGCAGTTGGTGTGAGCTTGGTCAGTTCTGTACTGTGGCCTAAGTTAACAAAGTTCCGTCTCACAGAAAACATACGGGCCCGAGAAGATCCCCAGTTTTCAGCATTCTTGCTTGCTTTGGGAAATGGAGAACTACAGACTGCTGAA
This genomic stretch from Spinacia oleracea cultivar Varoflay chromosome 3, BTI_SOV_V1, whole genome shotgun sequence harbors:
- the LOC130470129 gene encoding uncharacterized protein; translation: MKLIPNPYGRSVKPEVPLAVIGEAIPHEPLALPLPEYCPKCNAKKFAYESLHFCCGNGEVEVASNAYPPELVRLFTSRDEDAQHFRKYARLYNNLFAFSSLGGAIDAQTQKGIYVFKLHGQIYHHVPDLLPGNDNPKYLQLYFYDAQHVAENRLGCFPELREDVINMLMNVTQRNPYARFFRSLKEMEIREDTHIVLNKNTVPDQRVYNAPTSDEGLRKMSTGGRHQLRTQQDPVVSCAVHTTEELLFEEAIRATGAHTKADKHISAREYYAYKLQSRPQNLLLRAGRCFQQYIVDMYVKVENTRLDFFRRNQATIRADLYQGILDTVESGETNAANVGHRVVLPPTFIGGPRDLKKRYLNAMALVQRYGKPDLFVTMTCNPNWPEIKQELATGEEAQNRPDLVSRIFRAKLLALKKQIMEKHVFGKVAAMIYVVEFKKRGLPHAHFLIILKPEFKIKTPADYDKFVCAEIPSVDNPGLRKIILKHMMHGPCGHLNPQCPCMKHKIHKNKCKSGYPKQFCPETTNNKDGFPLYRRRDTGDAVSIRKANLDNRWVIPYNPYLSSLFDCHVNVEVCSTIQAVKYLYKYVYKGHDRISFNVVQPGEQRDVDEIDQFQSGRWVSPCEAAWRIFGFDLYEMHPAVLPLQVHLPNMHTVQIRPHERLDAVVAADRHSRTSLTEFFKAKAATPDGTGCLYSRFTERYRWDSAAKQWFLRKNKTIVVGRLAFVSPSEGERYFLRLLLVHVPGPKSFEDLLTVAGYRCATFQEAALKRNLLEEDESVDLCLAEACAVQMPGALRSLFATVLIFCQPSNPSALWLKYYAALSEDFSHQFPDSEAKIKQLTATSVEQSLEEMGKSLKTFGLDHLLEPTDDELARIRDIIDALDAPIPDHCIRCRESLNPAQQEAFTCIIDHVKQKKPGAFFIDGPGGTGKTFLYNALYAEIRLMGLIVLPTATSGIAAANIPSGRTAHSRFKIPIDT